The Equus quagga isolate Etosha38 chromosome 2, UCLA_HA_Equagga_1.0, whole genome shotgun sequence genome has a window encoding:
- the LGALS8 gene encoding galectin-8 isoform X2: MLSLNNLQNVISNPIIPYVGTIPEQLEPGTLIVVRGHVPNDSDRFQVDLQCGSSVKPRADVAFHFNPRFKRSNYIVCNTLKNEKWGWEEITYDMPFKKERSFEIVFMVLKDKFQVAANGKHILLYAHRISPEKIDTLGISGKVNIHSVGFSFSSDLRSTQASTLELTEISRENTLPFVARLNSSMGPGRTIVVKGEVNTNAKRFNVDLKSGKSKDIALHLNPRFNTKAFVRNSFLQESWGEEERNITSFPFSPGMYFEMIIYCDVREFKVAVNGVHSLEYKHRFKELSSIDMLEIDGDIHLLEVRSW; this comes from the exons atAATCCCCTATGTTGGGACCATTCCTGAGCAGTTGGAGCCTGGAACTTTGATTGTAGTACGTGGGCATGTTCCTAACGACTCGGACAG GTTCCAGGTGGATTTACAGTGTGGCAGCAGTGTGAAGCCTCGAGCCGATGTGGCCTTCCATTTCAATCCACGTTTCAAAAGGTCCAACTACATTGTTTGCAAtactctgaaaaatgaaaaatggggaTGGGAAGAGATCACCTATGACATGCCtttcaagaaagaaagatcttTTGAAATTGTGTTTATGGTGCTGAAAGACAAATTCCAG GTGGCTGCAAATGGAAAACATATACTGCTCTATGCCCACAGGATTAGCCCAGAGAAGATTGACACTCTGGGCATTTCTGGCAAAGTGAATATTCACTCTGTTGGCTTTAGCTTCAGTTCG GATTTAAGAAGTACCCAAGCGTCAACTCTGGAACTAACAGAGATAAGtagagaaaat ACTCTGCCATTTGTTGCAAGGTTGAACTCCTCAATGGGCCCTGGACGAACTATCGTCGTTAAAGGAGAAGTGAATACAAATGCCAAACG CTTTAACGTTGATCTAAAATCAGGAAAATCGAAGGATATTGCTCTCCACTTGAACCCACGCTTCAATACGAAAGCATTtgtaagaaattcttttcttcaggagtcctggggagaagaagagagaaacattaCCTCTTTCCCATTTAGTCCTGGGATGTACTTTGAG ATGATAATTTATTGTGATGTTAGAGAATTCAAGGTTGCGGTAAATGGTGTACACAGCCTGGAGTATAAACACAGATTTAAAGAGCTGAGCAGTATTGACATGCTGGAAATTGATGGAGATATCCACTTACTGGAAGTAAGGAGCTGGTAG
- the LGALS8 gene encoding galectin-8 isoform X1, whose protein sequence is MLSLNNLQNVISNPIIPYVGTIPEQLEPGTLIVVRGHVPNDSDRFQVDLQCGSSVKPRADVAFHFNPRFKRSNYIVCNTLKNEKWGWEEITYDMPFKKERSFEIVFMVLKDKFQVAANGKHILLYAHRISPEKIDTLGISGKVNIHSVGFSFSSDLRSTQASTLELTEISRENPSNRGDISKIVPRTVYTKSKGSTASHTLTCAKILRTNCWSKTLPFVARLNSSMGPGRTIVVKGEVNTNAKRFNVDLKSGKSKDIALHLNPRFNTKAFVRNSFLQESWGEEERNITSFPFSPGMYFEMIIYCDVREFKVAVNGVHSLEYKHRFKELSSIDMLEIDGDIHLLEVRSW, encoded by the exons atAATCCCCTATGTTGGGACCATTCCTGAGCAGTTGGAGCCTGGAACTTTGATTGTAGTACGTGGGCATGTTCCTAACGACTCGGACAG GTTCCAGGTGGATTTACAGTGTGGCAGCAGTGTGAAGCCTCGAGCCGATGTGGCCTTCCATTTCAATCCACGTTTCAAAAGGTCCAACTACATTGTTTGCAAtactctgaaaaatgaaaaatggggaTGGGAAGAGATCACCTATGACATGCCtttcaagaaagaaagatcttTTGAAATTGTGTTTATGGTGCTGAAAGACAAATTCCAG GTGGCTGCAAATGGAAAACATATACTGCTCTATGCCCACAGGATTAGCCCAGAGAAGATTGACACTCTGGGCATTTCTGGCAAAGTGAATATTCACTCTGTTGGCTTTAGCTTCAGTTCG GATTTAAGAAGTACCCAAGCGTCAACTCTGGAACTAACAGAGATAAGtagagaaaat CCTAGTAATAGAGGAGACATTTCTAAAATCGTACCCAGAACTGTCTACACCAAGAGCAAAGGTTCGACTGCCAGTCACACTTTGACTTGCGCCAAAATACTACGTACCAACTGTTGGTCGAAG ACTCTGCCATTTGTTGCAAGGTTGAACTCCTCAATGGGCCCTGGACGAACTATCGTCGTTAAAGGAGAAGTGAATACAAATGCCAAACG CTTTAACGTTGATCTAAAATCAGGAAAATCGAAGGATATTGCTCTCCACTTGAACCCACGCTTCAATACGAAAGCATTtgtaagaaattcttttcttcaggagtcctggggagaagaagagagaaacattaCCTCTTTCCCATTTAGTCCTGGGATGTACTTTGAG ATGATAATTTATTGTGATGTTAGAGAATTCAAGGTTGCGGTAAATGGTGTACACAGCCTGGAGTATAAACACAGATTTAAAGAGCTGAGCAGTATTGACATGCTGGAAATTGATGGAGATATCCACTTACTGGAAGTAAGGAGCTGGTAG